In Erigeron canadensis isolate Cc75 chromosome 6, C_canadensis_v1, whole genome shotgun sequence, the following are encoded in one genomic region:
- the LOC122604406 gene encoding receptor-like protein EIX2, protein MESTFLLIFASFMLIQTYGVSRSSSNIMITASSNVTCIQGERQSLLVFRRGLADESNRLSTWTGLECCEWQGVGCDRRNGHVVKLDLRSPSSFMDYYISSNTSTSLKGKDKIFLNSSGLNLSNSGFSGVVPPNLGNLSRLQYLDLNVQHRYDMVPLPYDVSLMVKNDLRWVSLLSSLKHLDLSGIKIGNHIDWFHPVNMLPSLLTLNLASCDIHISSIKFINLTSLNSLDLSSNGINSTIPVSLSNLTSLMHLYLDYNNFHGPIPDSIATLSSLSYIRLSSNHLSGPIPPSLGNLTSLRVLSLYGNQLSGGIPESIGQLSMLETLDLFFNHLSGSIPESIGQLSMLESLYLSGNRLSGSIPESIGQSSMLENLYLYENRLSGSIPESIGQLSMLESLDLSDNRLSGSIPTSIGQLSNLIKLDVANNSLVGVVSEHHFTKLHNLTRLWLYDNSLTLNVSTHWIPPFQLESFSARSCNVGPQLPNWLQTQTNLEYLGLSNSGIGDTIPEWFENITSHLQALDLSHNQIDGNLSRLITSPGLIYLVLGNNSFTGSIPTHLCESLQIQLLDLSDNNFSGFLPKCFGNLIELQVMDLTNNNITGNVPKSLGFLSYLKSLHLHNNKFEGNLPTTLQNLTNLVTFDLGNNLFTGNILSWIGKKLSRLKILNLQSNNFTGEILLEICQNNALQNLNLANNNITGMIPRCFYNLTGMIVTSVDFQYNRPEYEENIETCIKGIQLKYTKTLKFLVSLDLSSNKFIGGVPDVLMNLRALNNLNLSRNLLSGQIPSKIGDLKHMESLDISMNLLSGPIPPSLGTLNFLSYLNLSFNNLSGQIPFGNQLQALGDPSAIYEGNNELCGPTLFKSCNRKNLSDSYINKDIGKDFIQDLGLLTTTVSGFVVGFMGLIGSLYLIKEWRTTYFDIIENVYIWLVLSILLTLAQIRRKLFY, encoded by the exons ATGGAAAGCACCTTTCTTCTCATTTTTGCATCATTCATGCTCATTCAAACATATGGCGTAAGCCgcagcagcagcaacatcaTGATCACGGCTTCATCAAATGTTACATGTATCCAAGGGGAGCGACAATCACTGCTTGTATTCAGACGAGGCCTTGCAGACGAATCAAATCGTCTATCAACATGGACTGGATTAGAATGTTGCGAGTGGCAGGGAGTTGGGTGTGATAGGAGAAATGGTCATGTTGTCAAACTTGATCTTCGATCTCCATCATCTTTCATGGACTACTATATATCATCAAACACAAGTACCTCGCTCAAAGGTAAG GACAAAATATTCCTGAATTCTTCGGGTCTGAACCTCTCTAACTCAGGTTTCAGTGGTGTAGTCCCTCCTAATCTAGGAAATCTCTCAAGGTTACAATATCTTGATCTTAATGTCCAACATAGGTACGACATGGTACCTCTCCCTTATGACGTTTCATTGATGGTAAAGAATGATCTGCGGTGGGTGTCCTTGTTGTCGTCGTTAAAGCACTTGGATCTCTCAGGAATAAAAATCGGTAACCATATTGATTGGTTCCATCCGGTTAACATGCTACCTTCATTGCTTACACTGAACTTGGCCTCGTGTGATATACATATCTCCTCCATAAAGTTCATCAATTTGACGTCTCTTAATTCACTTGATCTCTCTTCCAATGGTATCAACTCCACTATTCCTGTTTCGTTATCAAACCTTACTAGCCTTATGCATCTATACCTTGATTATAACAACTTCCATGGTCCAATACCTGATTCTATTGCAACCTTGAGCTCTCTTTCTTACATCAGACTTTCATCAAACCATTTGTCTGGTCCAATACCTCCCTCACTTGGTAACCTAACCTCTCTAAGAGTACTCTCTCTATATGGTAATCAATTGAGTGGGGGCATACCTGAAAGCATTGGTCAATTATCAATGCTTGAAACCCTtgatcttttttttaatcatttgagTGGGAGCATACCTGAAAGCATTGGTCAATTATCAATGCTTGAAAGCCTTTATCTTTCTGGTAATCGATTGAGTGGGAGCATACCTGAAAGCATCGGTCAATCATCAATGCTTGAAAACCTTTATCTTTATGAAAATCGATTGAGTGGAAGCATACCTGAAAGCATCGGTCAATTATCAATGCTTGAAAGCCTTGATCTTTCTGATAATCGATTGAGTGGGAGCATTCCAACTAGTATTGGCCAGCTTTCAAACCTCATTAAACTAGATGTCGCTAATAACTCATTGGTTGGGGTTGTTTCGGAACATCACTTCACCAAACTTCACAATCTAACCAGATTGTGGTTGTATGATAATTCATTAACGCTGAATGTAAGCACTCATTGGATTCCTCCCTTCCAACTGGAGAGTTTTTCTGCACGCTCCTGCAACGTCGGACCTCAATTACCAAATTGGCTTCAGACGCAAACAAATCTTGAATATTTAGGTCTTTCAAATTCGGGTATTGGAGATACAATACCAGAGTGGTTTGAGAACATCACCTCTCATCTCCAAGCactggatttgtcccacaaccAGATTGATGGAAACCTATCACGACTAATTACAAGCCCAG GTCTCATTTATTTAGTTCTTGGGAATAATTCTTTCACCGGAAGCATTCCAACGCACTTATGCGAGTCGCTTCAAATACAATTACTTGATTTATCCGATAATAACTTCTCTGGATTTCTTCCCAAATGCTTTGGAAACTTGATTGAGTTGCAGGTGATGGATCTTACAAATAACAATATAACGGGTAATGTTCCAAAGTCATTAGGTTTCCTATCATACCTCAAGTCATTACACTTGCACAACAACAAGTTTGAGGGCAATCTCCCGACGACTTTGCAAAACTTGACAAACTTAGTCACCTTTGACTTAGGAAACAATTTGTTCACGGGTAATATCCTTTCTTGGATCGGGAAAAAATTATCCAGGCTTAAAATTTTGAATCTCCAATCAAATAATTTCACGGGTGAGATCCTACTTGAAATCTGTCAAAACAACGCTCTACAAAATTTAAACTTAgcaaacaataacataacaggAATGATCCCTCGTTGCTTTTATAACTTAACCGGTATGATCGTGACTAGTGTTGACTTTCAATACAACCGCCCTGAATATGAAGAAAATATTGAGACTTGCATAAAGGGTATTCAATTGAAGTACACAAAAACACTTAAATTTCTTGTATCCTTAGACCTCTCAAGCAACAAATTCATTGGTGGAGTTCCTGATGTTTTGATGAACCTTAGAGCGTTGAACAATTTGAATCTTTCTAGAAACTTGTTAAGTGGACAGATTCCGTCAAAGATTGGAGATCTAAAGCATATGGAATCTTTAGATATTTCGATGAACTTGTTGTCTGGTCCCATTCCTCCAAGTTTGGGTACCTTGAACTTTCTAAGCTACTTGAACTTATCCTTCAATAACTTATCTGGTCAAATACCATTTGGAAATCAGCTTCAAGCTTTAGGTGATCCATCAGCTATATATGAAGGGAACAATGAGTTATGTGGGCCCACACTTTTTAAGAGTTGCAATAGAAAGAACTTATCAGACTCGTATATTAATAAGGACATAGGTAAAGATTTTATACAAGATTTGGGGTTGTTAACTACCACAGTTTCTGGGTTTGTTGTCGGATTTATGGGACTAATCGGTAGCTTATACTTGATAAAAGAATGGAGGACAACTTACTTTGATATTATAGAGAATGTTTACATATGGCTCGTATTATCAATTCTACTCACTCTTGCACAAATACGGAGAAAGTTGTTCTACTGA